In one window of Streptomyces sp. NBC_00193 DNA:
- a CDS encoding TetR/AcrR family transcriptional regulator: protein MPYPISYREVARLVGRIVVAKVVERVSPRKSDSRDRMVLSTVALLPEYGASGTSIDRVLAHSGAPRGSVYHHFPGGRTQLIDEAVTLAGDFISGLIDTKMQTGDPVEAIDAFFVMWRDRLVESDFRAGCPIVAVAVESNDEAPQLTRSAAAVFARWQEAFAALFVRHGLTGERSRRLGSFVIAAVEGAVIMCRAERSTAPLDAAAAEIHDLLAYALRDRREA, encoded by the coding sequence ATGCCATACCCCATAAGTTACCGCGAGGTAGCCCGCCTGGTGGGCCGCATCGTCGTCGCGAAGGTGGTGGAGCGTGTGAGTCCGCGCAAGAGTGACAGCCGTGACCGCATGGTCCTCAGCACGGTTGCCCTGCTGCCCGAGTACGGCGCGAGCGGGACCAGCATCGACCGGGTCCTCGCCCACAGCGGAGCCCCTCGGGGCTCGGTGTACCACCACTTCCCGGGCGGGCGGACTCAGCTGATCGACGAGGCCGTGACGCTGGCCGGAGACTTCATCTCGGGCCTGATCGACACCAAGATGCAAACCGGCGATCCGGTGGAGGCCATCGACGCGTTCTTCGTGATGTGGCGCGACCGGCTCGTGGAGAGCGACTTCCGGGCCGGATGCCCGATCGTGGCGGTGGCCGTGGAGAGCAACGACGAAGCCCCGCAGCTCACCCGCTCCGCCGCCGCGGTCTTCGCCCGCTGGCAGGAGGCCTTCGCGGCCCTGTTCGTCCGGCACGGCCTGACCGGGGAACGCAGCCGGAGGCTGGGGTCCTTCGTCATCGCCGCGGTCGAAGGCGCGGTGATCATGTGCCGGGCCGAACGGAGTACGGCTCCGCTCGATGCGGCCGCCGCCGAGATCCACGACCTGCTCGCGTACGCCCTGCGCGACCGCCGCGAGGCCTGA
- a CDS encoding pyridoxal 5'-phosphate synthase, producing the protein MTAGSRHVSGTRQWLRDLEVFAGPLPEFDPASAPADPVRLFLSWLVEAVADGVRDPHAMTLSTVDSAGDPDARVLILKGVDASGRQFAGHAFSPKGGQLACHPRAALTFYWPEHGRQVRIRGIVTPGSAEENAADFLGRSVTARAGALPARQSQYLMDVAERDQALAKSRLGTVPALVVAPTPPFPRTPEPPASRGAPLPLFRLTRRGKDP; encoded by the coding sequence ATGACAGCGGGCTCGAGGCACGTGAGTGGTACGCGGCAGTGGCTGCGCGACCTTGAGGTGTTCGCCGGGCCACTGCCGGAGTTCGACCCTGCGTCGGCGCCGGCCGACCCGGTGCGGCTCTTCCTCTCCTGGCTCGTCGAGGCCGTGGCGGACGGCGTGCGCGATCCGCACGCGATGACCCTGTCCACGGTCGATTCGGCCGGGGATCCGGATGCCCGGGTGCTGATCCTCAAGGGGGTGGACGCCTCGGGCCGGCAGTTCGCGGGGCACGCCTTCAGCCCCAAGGGCGGGCAGCTCGCCTGCCATCCTCGGGCGGCGCTCACCTTCTACTGGCCCGAGCACGGCCGCCAGGTCAGGATCCGCGGCATCGTGACGCCCGGCTCGGCCGAGGAGAACGCCGCCGACTTCCTCGGACGCTCGGTCACGGCCCGCGCGGGCGCCCTGCCGGCCCGCCAGAGCCAGTACCTGATGGACGTCGCGGAGCGCGACCAGGCCCTGGCGAAGTCCCGGCTGGGAACGGTTCCGGCTCTGGTCGTAGCACCGACACCCCCGTTCCCGCGCACGCCCGAGCCACCGGCGAGCCGCGGAGCACCACTCCCCCTGTTCCGGCTCACGAGGCGAGGCAAGGACCCATGA
- a CDS encoding DUF2252 domain-containing protein, giving the protein MTSPTEKARRGRAARKQVTRTSHGRWTAAAERPDPLDVLERQAADRLVELLPIRYGRMAASPFAFLRGAAAVMAADLADQPDTGLIVQLCGDAHLLNFGLFASPDRALLFDLNDFDETLPGPFEWDVKRLAASVAVAAREGGHGDDRAWQSAQAAARAYRSSMRRLAGLGELAVWYQRFDTAEVLPMIRGTKLRSRVEANLARARRRTSLHALAKLTETREGRRRIVHDPPLLEPLTAPDSQAVGEIFSEYRDTLPEERRLLLDRYRFVDAARKAVGIGSVGTRCFIVLLTGRDEEDPLFLQIKEAGRSVLEDHLPADGHGHHGHRVVAGQKLLQAGGDIFLGWTTGPAGRDFYVRQLRDMKGSAVVETMTPDLLRQYAELCGTTLARAHARSGDRIAIAGYLGNSDVFDRAIADFALHYAEQTVQDHALLTAAISDGSITATHGI; this is encoded by the coding sequence ATGACCAGTCCGACCGAGAAGGCCCGACGTGGCCGGGCCGCCCGCAAGCAGGTGACCCGGACCTCGCACGGGAGGTGGACCGCGGCGGCGGAGCGGCCCGACCCGCTCGATGTGCTGGAGCGGCAGGCTGCCGACCGGCTCGTCGAGCTGCTGCCGATCCGCTACGGACGGATGGCCGCCTCCCCGTTCGCGTTCCTGCGGGGCGCCGCCGCGGTGATGGCCGCCGACCTGGCGGACCAGCCCGACACCGGCCTGATCGTCCAGCTCTGCGGCGACGCCCACTTGCTGAACTTCGGCCTCTTCGCCTCACCCGACCGGGCGTTGCTCTTCGACCTCAACGACTTCGACGAAACCCTGCCCGGCCCCTTCGAATGGGACGTCAAACGGCTCGCCGCCAGTGTGGCCGTGGCCGCCCGGGAAGGCGGGCACGGCGACGACCGGGCGTGGCAATCGGCCCAAGCCGCCGCTCGGGCCTACCGGTCGTCCATGCGACGGCTCGCCGGACTCGGTGAACTCGCCGTCTGGTACCAGCGGTTCGACACGGCCGAGGTCCTCCCGATGATCCGCGGGACCAAGCTGCGGAGCCGGGTCGAAGCGAATCTGGCGCGTGCCCGACGGCGTACCAGCCTGCACGCACTCGCCAAACTCACCGAGACCCGGGAAGGCCGTCGGCGCATCGTCCACGACCCGCCCCTGCTCGAGCCCCTCACCGCACCCGACAGCCAGGCCGTCGGCGAGATCTTCAGCGAATACAGGGACACCCTCCCGGAGGAACGGCGCCTCCTGCTCGACCGCTACCGGTTCGTCGACGCGGCACGGAAGGCGGTCGGCATCGGGAGCGTCGGCACCCGCTGCTTCATCGTCCTGCTGACAGGCCGCGACGAGGAGGACCCGCTCTTCCTCCAGATCAAGGAGGCCGGGCGCTCGGTACTGGAGGATCATCTCCCCGCCGACGGCCACGGCCACCACGGTCACCGCGTGGTCGCGGGACAGAAGCTCCTCCAGGCAGGCGGAGACATCTTCCTCGGCTGGACGACCGGACCGGCCGGGCGCGACTTCTACGTCCGGCAGCTACGCGACATGAAGGGATCTGCCGTCGTCGAGACCATGACCCCGGACCTTCTCCGCCAGTACGCGGAACTGTGCGGCACCACATTGGCCCGAGCCCACGCCCGCTCCGGCGACCGCATCGCCATCGCCGGGTACCTCGGCAACTCCGACGTCTTCGACCGCGCCATCGCCGACTTCGCACTCCACTATGCGGAGCAGACCGTCCAGGACCACGCCCTGCTCACCGCAGCCATCTCCGACGGCTCCATCACCGCCACCCACGGCATCTGA
- a CDS encoding metalloregulator ArsR/SmtB family transcription factor, whose product MNDIDAIAVLQDPVRRRLYEYVAAQGREVGRNEAAEAVGVARTLAAHHLDKLTGAGLLESGSRRLTGRSGPGAGRPAKVYTRARAERSVSLPARDYRTAAELLAEAAEEAGLDAGLCAAARRRGEALRGPAGPCGSLEEALEVLAARGYEPHLEGVGGPADPEGSEGAAAPVVRMRNCPFRAVAERFPPLVCGMNLALLEGLLGADGPVRARMDARPGECCVVIEPSKNNDC is encoded by the coding sequence GTGAACGACATCGATGCGATCGCGGTTCTGCAGGATCCGGTGCGGCGCCGTCTGTACGAGTACGTGGCGGCGCAGGGCCGTGAAGTCGGACGCAACGAGGCTGCCGAGGCGGTCGGGGTGGCGCGCACGCTCGCTGCGCACCATCTGGACAAGCTGACGGGGGCCGGGCTGCTGGAGAGCGGTAGCCGTCGGCTGACGGGGCGTTCGGGGCCCGGGGCGGGTCGTCCCGCCAAGGTGTACACGCGGGCCCGGGCCGAGCGGTCGGTGTCGCTGCCCGCCCGCGACTACCGCACCGCCGCCGAGCTGCTGGCCGAGGCCGCCGAGGAGGCCGGGCTGGATGCCGGGCTCTGCGCGGCCGCACGCCGGCGCGGCGAGGCCCTGCGCGGCCCGGCGGGGCCGTGCGGCAGCCTTGAAGAGGCCCTGGAGGTGCTGGCCGCCCGCGGCTACGAACCGCACCTGGAAGGTGTCGGCGGTCCCGCGGATCCGGAAGGCTCCGAGGGGGCGGCCGCGCCCGTCGTCCGGATGCGCAACTGCCCCTTTCGCGCCGTCGCCGAACGCTTCCCGCCGCTCGTGTGCGGCATGAACCTCGCTCTGCTGGAGGGGCTGCTCGGTGCGGACGGTCCGGTCCGCGCTCGTATGGACGCCCGGCCGGGGGAGTGTTGCGTCGTGATCGAGCCTTCTAAAAACAATGATTGTTGA
- a CDS encoding DUF3291 domain-containing protein, with protein MTASLHAAHLAQLNVSTLLHPLDDPRLAPFVEMLDPVNAAADGAPGFVWRLVAEGAADATGLRPAGEDRIVNLSVWETQESLWDFAYRSGHLEMMRRRREWFERHVEAHLVLWWVPAGHIPTVGEALERLAELQAHGPSPRAFTFASSYTAAEAAEAEVEVEVAEVEVGAAPHSSGCPVGAA; from the coding sequence ATGACCGCATCCCTGCACGCCGCCCACCTGGCCCAACTCAACGTCTCCACGCTCCTCCACCCCCTCGACGACCCGCGTCTGGCGCCCTTCGTGGAGATGCTCGACCCGGTCAACGCCGCGGCCGACGGTGCGCCCGGCTTCGTGTGGCGGCTCGTGGCAGAGGGGGCGGCCGACGCCACCGGCCTGCGCCCGGCGGGCGAGGACCGCATCGTCAACCTGTCCGTGTGGGAGACCCAGGAGTCGCTGTGGGACTTCGCCTACCGCAGCGGGCACCTGGAGATGATGCGGCGGCGCCGCGAATGGTTCGAACGGCACGTCGAGGCGCACCTGGTGCTCTGGTGGGTCCCCGCCGGTCACATCCCGACCGTCGGTGAGGCCCTGGAGCGGCTGGCGGAGCTGCAGGCGCACGGGCCGTCCCCGCGCGCGTTCACCTTCGCCTCCTCCTACACCGCCGCCGAGGCCGCAGAGGCCGAGGTCGAGGTCGAGGTCGCCGAGGTCGAGGTCGGGGCCGCACCGCATTCTTCGGGTTGTCCCGTCGGCGCGGCCTGA
- a CDS encoding PaaI family thioesterase, translated as MTTTDLTALAGLSGLELMRWVQTERPADIPSIGRLLGMRFDEVEHGRIVVSLDTRPDFANPLGTVHGGIAATLLDSAMGCAVHTTLPAGTGYTTLELKVNYIRAARTDGQVLTAEGKVIHAGRRTATAEGKVLDDQGKLIAHATTTCMIF; from the coding sequence GTGACCACCACCGACCTCACCGCCCTGGCGGGCCTGTCCGGCCTGGAACTGATGCGCTGGGTCCAGACCGAACGCCCGGCCGACATCCCCTCCATCGGCCGACTGCTCGGCATGCGCTTCGACGAGGTCGAGCACGGCCGCATCGTCGTCTCCCTCGACACCCGCCCCGACTTCGCCAACCCCCTCGGCACCGTCCACGGAGGCATCGCCGCCACCCTGCTCGACTCCGCCATGGGCTGCGCCGTCCACACCACCCTCCCCGCCGGCACCGGCTACACGACCCTCGAACTCAAGGTCAACTACATCCGGGCCGCCCGCACCGACGGTCAGGTACTCACCGCCGAGGGCAAGGTCATCCACGCCGGCCGCCGCACCGCCACGGCCGAGGGCAAGGTGCTCGACGACCAGGGCAAGCTGATCGCCCACGCCACCACCACGTGCATGATCTTTTGA